The Tautonia plasticadhaerens nucleotide sequence CGTTGGGAGGGGGAGCGAATCCATAGGAATCGGTAGGTTCGGGGGCGGCGGCGGTCGGGGCCGGGAGCGGCCCGGGTGAGCGTTCGTAGACCTCGAGATTCATGCCCGGGATCAGCAGTTCGTCGAATCGGGAGGGGCGGCCGAACCTGGACGAGAACATCTGGAGGGTGTCCCCGTTGACCAGGTAGATTCCCTGGGCTGCGACGACCTTCCGGCGATCGGCAAGGAGTTCGTCGAGGGACAGGTAATCGAAGTGGCCCGAGTTGCCGTCCCCCAGGAACATCGCGAGGGTCCGACCCCTCACGACAGAGCCGTCGGGGCCGGGGGTGACGACGCTCTTGCAGAGGATCGGCACGCCGAGGGGCTCGACCTCCGAGAGTAGCCCCGGGTCCGCGAGGCTCAGTTCCAGCGTGGCGGACGCCCCTTCCGGGGTGGGGATGTGGTTGGCCGAGGTCCGCCGCCAGGTCCCGAGCACAGAGGCGACGGGGTGGTCGGGGGCCGGGCTCGCAGCGGCCTCAGGCGGCGGGGAGGCCGGGGTCGTATTCGCCCCCAGGTGAGGGGTTGAGGGCGTCTCGGGGTCCCGACCGGGGTCGGGGTCGTCCCCGGCCACACCCCCGTCGATGCGTTCGTAGACGTAGAGCCTCGTATGATCCCGCCGCTCGAAGTCCGAGGGGCGATCGAGGCCCAGGTGCAGCATCAGGCGGTCCCCTTCGAGGCGATAGATGCCGCGTTCGATGTCGCGGAGTGCACCGTCGCCGGAGGCCAGGGCACGGATCGGCAGGGAATCCCAGTGGGCGGGCTCGAGCGACGGATCCCAGCGGGCGGGATCGAGCGTCGGATCGACCAGGGCGATCTTCTCGATCAGCCGATCCGTGCCGTCGGCCTCGTGGAGCAGGGTGCTGACGACGACGGGGGTTCCGTCGGTGTCGACGAGCCCGGCCAGCCTAGGGTCGGCGGCGCGGATCCCGATGATCGGGTCGAACTTGGCCATATCGGGGTCGCCCTCGGCGGAGACCAGTCGCCAGCCCCCGATCAGCGGTGCGATCGAGTCCTCCGGGGGTAAGGGCGATGCGTCGATGGCGTCGAGATTGGACGCCGCCGACGGTGTGGGCGACGGCGTCTCGGGCTCCCGACCGGAGTCGGGGACGATTCCGACCACCCCGTCGTCGGGGGGTTCGTCAGGGATCCGTTCGTAGACGATCCGCATCGCGTTCCCATCCTGGTCGAATCCGGCCGGGCGGGTGCCGTCGGTGCTGGAGAGGATGGTCAGCTCGTCCTCTTCGATCCGGTAGATGGCGGGCACGGGATTCAGGCGAGCGTCCGGGGAGGAGTAGAGATAGTCCCAGGTCGACGGGTCGTCGGTCGGGTCGACGAGGGCGTTGAAGCGGTTGATGTGCATCTCGTCGAGGTCGTTCCGGCGTCGAACGGGTTCGGCCATCTCCCGGAAATCGGTCGTGTCCGTGCAGAGGAGGAAGCCCTTCGAGTCGCCTTCGAGCAGGTCCATCACCTGGATCTTGAGTCGCGCTGGGCCGACCTCGCGTGACCCGTTCACGGCGACGAGCAGCCAGGAGCCGGCGAGCGACGAGAGGGCATCAAGATCCCTGGGCTGGGTTTGTTCTGCCCCCGGCGGAGAGGGCAAGGGTGTCTCAAGTGTGCCCCTGGGGGCGTCGGCCTCCGGAGCCTCCCGGTCACTGGCCCGGGGTTGGCCGGTGTATGCGGTGACGGCGCCGGCGAGCAGGATGATCGGCGCGAGGGCGGTCAGGGGGCCGAGGATCCAGGTCTTGAGCAGCATCAGGCTGAGTACTCCGTTGGTCAGGCCGAGGACGCCCGCCGGGACCGTCCCGGCGGCGAGGACCCCGCCGGCCGCGAAGGCGGCGGCTGATCGGGCGGTGCGGGAGACGAGGGCGGGGGGGAGGAGGGCGGCGTCGAGGGGGGAGGGGAGGAGCAGGGTCGACATGCCGGCGGGGGCCAGGCCGAGGCGGGAGAGGCGGCGGCGGAGGAGCGAGCGGGCCCGGGACTGGCGGCCCTTGACGGTGCCGAGAGGC carries:
- a CDS encoding sigma-70 family RNA polymerase sigma factor, translated to MPADAPASGPARQLDLLFRRGTVNGLSEAQLLGRFLESRDDLAFEALVSRHGPMVLRTCRSLLADPNDAEDAFQATFLVLARRASTIRNPEHLGPWLHRTARRVCTRLGKSASRRRHVERLATESLDTAPAPDRRPHPDRLAIHAAIDRLPRNYRLVILLCDLEGRSHAEAASQLDWPLGTVKGRQSRARSLLRRRLSRLGLAPAGMSTLLLPSPLDAALLPPALVSRTARSAAAFAAGGVLAAGTVPAGVLGLTNGVLSLMLLKTWILGPLTALAPIILLAGAVTAYTGQPRASDREAPEADAPRGTLETPLPSPPGAEQTQPRDLDALSSLAGSWLLVAVNGSREVGPARLKIQVMDLLEGDSKGFLLCTDTTDFREMAEPVRRRNDLDEMHINRFNALVDPTDDPSTWDYLYSSPDARLNPVPAIYRIEEDELTILSSTDGTRPAGFDQDGNAMRIVYERIPDEPPDDGVVGIVPDSGREPETPSPTPSAASNLDAIDASPLPPEDSIAPLIGGWRLVSAEGDPDMAKFDPIIGIRAADPRLAGLVDTDGTPVVVSTLLHEADGTDRLIEKIALVDPTLDPARWDPSLEPAHWDSLPIRALASGDGALRDIERGIYRLEGDRLMLHLGLDRPSDFERRDHTRLYVYERIDGGVAGDDPDPGRDPETPSTPHLGANTTPASPPPEAAASPAPDHPVASVLGTWRRTSANHIPTPEGASATLELSLADPGLLSEVEPLGVPILCKSVVTPGPDGSVVRGRTLAMFLGDGNSGHFDYLSLDELLADRRKVVAAQGIYLVNGDTLQMFSSRFGRPSRFDELLIPGMNLEVYERSPGPLPAPTAAAPEPTDSYGFAPPPNGVVTGVAPDTGRSAGTPSGADPGSGSTPASPPSPDQILAEREELERERIVLVRDLSQQRPKAEASAIEAEVLGELYRERLTEYQALRRSARDDQASSRDDLDRLAFEVDQLRESYLKAGAQMEEERGDVRALEAELDRIERRAGRLADPTPPIAEGSDPLLDEFEARLDRLTRLVESLADEEP